The following coding sequences are from one Lolium rigidum isolate FL_2022 chromosome 6, APGP_CSIRO_Lrig_0.1, whole genome shotgun sequence window:
- the LOC124663612 gene encoding LRR receptor-like serine/threonine-protein kinase RPK2, translating into MATPYHLLLFLLLLLVPLASSSADREVLLALKEAVTNDPAAVLSAWSSDSSSDHCHWRGVTCHPSSSAVAAIDLPAASLSGALPALLPPHLLRLDLSLNNFSGPVPAAFLASPTLRALNLSSNRLSGPLTFPPSNSSPPCPALAHLRLAANFLVGQIPAAVAQCRALRVLDLSRNVLEGAVPRALGRLAALRVLDVSRNSLTDRIPHELAGCGNLAVLVLTDPASPGDQPEFNAFVGLLPPEVATIPTLQVLWAPRANLDGPLPSYRNSSCSLRAVNLGQNYIAGPVPPWLGECGDLTFLDLSSNSLEGSMPAQLNIGCMKYLNVSRNLLSGPLLSSMDGMCSSRLIDDDVLVYHYYQGLVGNALIGNPFGSMLGDITHAAVHDFSNNGFAGALPSIDLHLGENYSYSLLLNSNTFNGTLSGGFFGFCKGASGIAVNLTSNQLSGSLDMVSSCTALQAFVAGENKFSGSISHSISDLHLLRSLILSGNNLTGEIAGRFANLAALEVLMLDHNRLSGTIPPSFSELAQLSVFDVSFNNLSGDIPYLRHSADCTFFVGNPLLSSCLGPNPNASVPLSPSNNRQKWTQRLGRHMTRSKILMVIVAAAATAIVSFILAIVLFFVYERRKRAKIVSFRRKAVVTFADAPPELNFDNLIRATSNFSIQNLIGTGGFGATYKAELAPGYLVAVKRLAMGRFQGLQQFDAEIATLGRIRHRNLVTLIGYHIGASDTFLIYNYLSGGNLESFIHEMGSKKVSWAEVYTIATDVAQALAFLHCACTPRIIHRDIKPSNILLDEDLNAYLSDFGLARLIEVTQTHATTDVAGTFGYVAPEYATTCRVSDKSDVYSFGVVLLELMSGKRSLDPSFSQFGDGFTIVTWGRMLMQEDRTSEFFSPGLWWDTAPKYRLTEMLKIAASCTSESLAIRPSMRQVAARLKQLRNEQ; encoded by the exons ATGGCGACTCCGTACCATCTcctgctcttcctcctcctccttcttgtcCCGctggcgtcctcctccgccgaccGCGAGGTCCTGCTCGCGCTCAAGGAAGCCGTCACCAACGACCCAGCCGCCGTCCTCTCCGCCTGGTCCTCCGACTCCTCCTCCGACCACTGCCATTGGCGCGGTGTCACCTGccacccctcctcctccgccgtcgccgcaatCGACCTCCCCGCCGCCTCCCTCTCCGGCGCCCTCCCCGCGCTCCTCCCCCCGCACCTCCTCCGCCTCGACCTCTCCCTCAACAACTTCTCCGGCCCTGTCCCCGCCGCCTTCCTCGCGTCCCCGACCCTCCGCGCCCTAAACCTCTCCTCCAACCGTCTCTCCGGACCCCTAACCTTCCCGCCTTCCAACTCCTCGCCGCCCTGCCCCGCCCTGGCCCACCTCCGCCTCGCCGCCAACTTCCTTGTCGGCCAAATCCCCGCCGCGGTGGCCCAATGCCGCGCCCTGCGTGTCCTCGACCTCTCCCGCAACGTCCTCGAGGGAGCCGTCCCGCGCGCGCTCGGCCGCCTCGCCGCCCTCCGCGTCCTCGACGTCTCCCGCAACAGCCTCACCGACAGGATCCCGCACGAGCTCGCCGGCTGCGGGAACCTCGCCGTGCTCGTGCTCACCGACCCCGCGTCGCCGGGGGATCAGCCAGAGTTCAACGCCTTCGTTGGCCTGCTGCCTCCGGAGGTGGCCACCATCCCGACACTGCAGGTTCTCTGGGCACCCAGAGCCAATCTCGACGGCCCTCTGCCGAGCTACAGGAACAGTTCCTGCAGCCTCCGAGCGGTCAACCTTGGGCAGAACTACATTGCCGGTCCGGTGCCGCCATGGCTTGGTGAGTGTGGCGACTTGACATTTCTTGATCTCAGCTCCAACAGCCTCGAGGGCTCCATGCCTGCTCAACTGAATATTGGATGTATGAAATACCTCAATGTCAGCCGGAATTTGCTGTCAGGTCCCTTACTGTCATCCATGGACGGCATGTGCTCGAGCCGTTTGATCGATGACGATGTTCTAGTCTATCACTATTATCAGGGATTGGTTGGGAATGCCTTGATTGGTAACCCTTTTGGCTCGATGCTGGGGGACATCACCCACGCCGCTGTCCATGATTTCAGCAACAATGGCTTCGCCGGGGCGTTGCCTTCTATTGACTTGCATCTTGGTGAGAACTACTCTTACAGCTTGTTGCTCAACAGTAATACATTCAACGGCACACTTTCTGGTGGGTTCTTCGGATTCTGCAAAGGTGCAAGTGGGATTGCTGTCAATTTGACTAGTAATCAGCTGTCGGGCAGTCTTGATATGGTGTCAAGTTGTACAGCTCTTCAAGCTTTCGTGGCTGGTGAGAACAAGTTCAGTGGCTCAATCTCTCATAGTATTTCTGACCTGCATTTGCTGCGTAGCTTGATCTTGAGTGGAAACAATTTGACAGGCGAGATCGCGGGGCGGTTTGCTAATTTGGCTGCTCTGGAAGTACTCATGCTTGACCACAACAGGCTCTCAGGAACCATCCCTCCAAGTTTCAGTGAACTGGCTCAACTATCAGTGTTTGATGTCTCTTTCAACAACCTATCGGGTGACATTCCTTACCTAAGGCACTCTGCTGACTGCACTTTCTTTGTTGGCAATCCCCTACTGTCCTCGTGTTTGGGTCCAAATCCAAATGCATCAGTACCACTATCACCGTCAAATAATCGCCAGAAGTGGACTCAAAGATTGGGTCGTCACATGACCAGATCCAAGATTCTGATGGTGATTGTAGCTGCTGCTGCAACTGCCATAGTGTCTTTTATTCTCGCAATCGTTCTCTTCTTTGTGTATGAGAGAAGGAAACGAGCGAAGATTGTGAGTTTTAGGAGAAAAGCTGTTGTGACATTCGCTGATGCTCCTCCTGAGCTTAATTTCGACAACCTTATCCGCGCAACCAGTAACTTCAGCATCCAGAACTTGATTGGAACAGGTGGTTTTGGTGCCACTTATAAGGCTGAGCTCGCTCCTGGTTATCTTGTAGCAGTGAAGAGGCTAGCCATGGGGCGTTTCCAAGGCCTCCAGCAGTTTGATGCGGAAATCGCAACTCTCGGAAGAATTCGACACAGGAATCTCGTCACACTTATTGGATACCACATAGGAGCATCAGACACTTTTCTGATCTACAACTATCTCTCAGGCGGAAACCTTGAGAGCTTTATACATGAGATGGGGAGCAAAAAGGTATCCTGGGCTGAGGTCTATACCATAGCGACGGATGTTGCGCAAGCGCTGGCTTTCCTTCACTGTGCCTGCACACCTCGGATCATCCATCGAGACATCAAACCGAGCAATATCCTGCTTGATGAAGACCTGAACGCATACCTGTCTGATTTCGGTCTGGCGAGGCTGATAGAGGTTACGCAGACGCATGCCACGACTGATGTCGCTGGGACCTTTGGCTATGTCGCGCCTGAATACGCGACTACCTGCAGGGTCTCTGACAAGTCTGACGTATACAGTTTTGGAGTCGTCCTTCTGGAGTTGATGTCAGGCAAGAGGTCTTTGGATCCCTCGTTCTCGCAGTTCGGTGATGGATTTACAATTGTAACATGGGGGAGAATGCTGATGCAGGAGGACCGCACCAGTGAATTCTTCTCCCCGGGACTGTGG TGGGATACAGCACCGAAGTACAGGTTGACAGAGATGCTAAAGATTGCTGCATCTTGCACCTCAGAGTCGCTAGCCATTCGGCCATCAATGAGGCAGGTTGCAGCAAGGTTGAAGCAACTGAGGAATGAGCAATGA